A window of the Bacteroides thetaiotaomicron VPI-5482 genome harbors these coding sequences:
- a CDS encoding HU family DNA-binding protein, whose product MPVLYKPFQSNLEDKKSGKKLFYPHVVRTGNINSAQLSKEIAAYSSLSPGDVKNTLDNLVTVMAQHLQSSESVSVDGLGTFRMVMSARGRGVETADEVSAAQATLTVRFQPTTTKNLDRTTATRSMVTGAKCARYDKLVSAPGDGGSVDDPNDKPGGGSDGGDDGEAPDPTV is encoded by the coding sequence ATGCCAGTATTATATAAACCTTTCCAGTCTAATCTGGAAGATAAGAAAAGTGGGAAGAAACTGTTTTATCCCCATGTAGTTCGTACAGGAAATATCAATTCCGCACAGCTTTCCAAAGAGATTGCCGCATATTCTTCCCTTTCTCCGGGTGATGTAAAAAATACGCTTGACAATCTGGTGACGGTGATGGCGCAGCATCTTCAGTCGTCCGAAAGCGTCAGTGTGGATGGCTTGGGAACGTTCCGCATGGTGATGAGTGCCCGTGGCCGGGGTGTTGAGACCGCCGATGAGGTGAGTGCTGCACAGGCTACGCTTACCGTCCGCTTCCAGCCTACCACGACGAAGAATCTGGATCGTACCACCGCTACTCGTTCTATGGTGACGGGTGCCAAGTGTGCTCGCTATGACAAGCTGGTCTCCGCACCTGGTGACGGCGGATCGGTTGATGATCCGAATGACAAGCCTGGTGGTGGCAGCGATGGCGGAGATGATGGAGAAGCACCGGACCCGACAGTATAA
- a CDS encoding DUF4373 domain-containing protein, which produces MGRIKQGLDYFPLSTDFMHDRIVRRVMKREGDSAFTVLIYIMSYLYSGEGYYVRADTDFCDELSDQLFSTDNDTVRRVIRLFLEYGLFDSALYERYSILTSEDVQRQYLFITKRRSRHHICPDYCLLPEEKTTDEQPDTVAATGENVAVSPNIATASRDTATKTALIKRKEKEKKENIFPNPPFAKGGDEEEGSEGEKVAEGAGGGMREECDQRSATRKRNLTQEDIDRMQVPPDGCPRNFSGLLENLRLFRVPPAEQYAIVLKSNYGEIGGDIWKGFSVIRGSGGKIKLPGHYLLSVLNK; this is translated from the coding sequence ATGGGAAGAATCAAACAGGGACTGGACTACTTTCCCCTGAGCACCGACTTCATGCACGACCGTATCGTTCGTCGTGTCATGAAGCGTGAGGGCGATTCCGCTTTCACCGTTTTAATCTATATTATGTCTTATCTCTATTCGGGCGAGGGCTACTATGTCCGTGCCGACACCGATTTCTGTGACGAACTTTCCGATCAGCTTTTCAGTACGGACAACGATACCGTCCGCCGTGTCATCCGTCTGTTTCTTGAATACGGGCTTTTTGACTCTGCGCTTTATGAGCGTTACAGCATTCTGACTTCTGAGGATGTCCAGCGGCAGTATCTCTTCATCACCAAACGTCGCAGTCGTCACCATATCTGTCCGGATTATTGTCTGCTGCCGGAAGAGAAAACAACGGATGAGCAGCCAGATACTGTTGCCGCAACAGGGGAAAATGTTGCAGTATCCCCGAATATTGCAACGGCATCCCGGGATACTGCAACAAAAACAGCTCTCATAAAAAGAAAAGAAAAAGAAAAGAAAGAAAACATCTTCCCTAACCCTCCTTTCGCAAAAGGAGGGGATGAAGAAGAAGGGAGTGAAGGAGAGAAAGTAGCTGAAGGAGCCGGAGGCGGGATGAGAGAAGAATGCGATCAGCGATCTGCCACGAGGAAACGGAATCTGACGCAGGAAGATATCGACCGGATGCAGGTTCCCCCGGACGGATGTCCCCGCAATTTTTCCGGTCTGCTGGAGAATCTCCGTCTCTTTCGTGTTCCTCCTGCGGAACAATATGCTATAGTGCTGAAAAGTAATTACGGTGAAATCGGTGGTGATATATGGAAAGGCTTTAGCGTCATTCGTGGAAGCGGTGGGAAGATTAAACTGCCGGGACATTATTTGCTGAGTGTGCTGAATAAATAA
- a CDS encoding S24 family peptidase encodes MNEKQADTLLNVPEIVKRAKIALNLKRDSELASYLGVARATLSNWCARNSIDFPLLLNKLRHVDYNWLLTGKGSPLHDPKSFDNGKIRGEVETIHNSKTTEAIDDRSVTLYDITAAANLRTLLSDKRQYALGKILIPSIPACDGAIFVNGDSMYPILKSGDIVGFKGINNFSNVIYGEMYIVAFHLDGDQYLTVKYVNRSEKEGYVKLVSYNPHHEPMDLPVDTIQDMAIVKFSIRKNMMM; translated from the coding sequence ATGAATGAGAAACAAGCGGATACACTGCTGAATGTACCGGAAATCGTAAAGCGGGCGAAAATAGCGTTGAATCTGAAACGGGATAGTGAACTTGCATCCTATTTAGGAGTAGCCAGAGCGACACTTTCCAACTGGTGCGCGCGAAACAGCATAGACTTTCCTTTACTGCTGAATAAGCTGCGTCATGTGGACTACAACTGGCTGCTGACCGGAAAGGGAAGTCCGCTGCACGACCCAAAGTCTTTTGACAACGGAAAGATACGGGGAGAAGTAGAGACTATTCACAATTCAAAAACCACAGAAGCCATAGACGACCGAAGTGTGACGCTCTATGACATCACAGCCGCCGCCAATTTAAGGACCCTGCTTTCCGACAAACGCCAATATGCGCTGGGCAAAATACTGATTCCGAGCATACCCGCGTGTGACGGAGCCATCTTTGTCAACGGAGACAGTATGTATCCCATTCTCAAATCGGGAGATATCGTAGGGTTCAAGGGGATCAACAACTTCAGCAACGTCATTTACGGAGAAATGTACATCGTGGCGTTCCACCTCGACGGAGACCAGTATCTGACGGTGAAATACGTCAACCGCTCGGAGAAGGAAGGGTACGTCAAACTCGTCAGCTACAATCCGCACCACGAGCCGATGGACTTGCCTGTAGACACCATTCAGGATATGGCAATAGTGAAGTTCTCCATCAGAAAGAATATGATGATGTAA